The Pseudopipra pipra isolate bDixPip1 chromosome Z, bDixPip1.hap1, whole genome shotgun sequence nucleotide sequence TTTCCCTGCGTCTGGGGCGTGAGTAGCGTGTCTGCTGGCTGGGCTATTGCATGGGTGTCACCCCACTGGGATGGGTCAGTGATGCCTGCACCCCTGCCAAGGGCTTGCCAAAAGGGGTCTTTGGCATCTCTGTGTGCTGGatgtgctgtgggatggggcACCCTCACTGACTGTCCCTTTCCCCTGGACCTCAGACCTGCCAGGAGTCCCATTTGTGTCCTGCAGAGCATCTGACTACGAGAATTTCTCTTGCTCCTGGACCTCCAGTGTGGAGACCTTCCTCCCCACCAGATACATCACCACATACAGGTGATGTATCCCCACAGGGCATGGACTGGGGGGGTTATGGGTTGAGCTCTGGGTCCTAGCCAAGGTTGAACACCAAATCCAGCTGGCCATCCCACCCACACCCTGGATTCACCTCCTGCCTCAAGGACCATGCTGCACCCCTGAGCAGGTCATGTTTTGGAGTGAGCGAAGCTCCAAGCATTTAATTGCTACCTGGGGGGACCTCAGCATCACTGcggggctggcacaggcaggcTCCCGCCCTACTGACACCTCTGCCAGCACCAGAGGGACTATAAAAGAGAAGCAGGTCATCTGCAAGCCGCTATGCTCCGGCATGCTATGGAATGAAAGGAGCCCTGACAGCATCGCTGCTTCTAATTATCCCTGCGAGCCAAATTAGCGAGTGGCTTTGAAGTCCAGCAGAGCTCATAAAGTACAGCCCTGCTGAAAGCTGCAAGAGCCAGGGGCTTGGTGCGGAGGGGGCTGCGTGGAGCATaaggggctctgcagggagagagTAGTGAGAAGCAAGGGATTTGGGGGGCTCTAGGGGAAGTGTGAAGCTGCTTTTAGCAGCATCTCTGTATCTTTGCTGCTGTGTGATGAAActccaggcagggaagggggtcCTCTGGGGAAGACCCTCTTGGACCCCACAATCTCTTTTCCCTGGGACCcccacctcctgctgccaggctgctcaCTAACAGAGGTGAATATGGTTTTAGTTCTGTCTCCCTTGCTGTCACATCTGTATAGATGTGGGAGTAAGGGGCTATTCTGCAGTGTGGAGACCCCTGTCTCTCCTCTGGGTCACAATGGGGTTGGCTTCATGCTGCCCCCTCATCCTCATCACCTGCTTTTTCATCtgtctccatggcaggaagAAATCGCTGACAGGTGAAGAGAAGCGGAGGTATGATTGgctcccaccctgctcctgctcccttgGGACTGGGCCCCATCCCAaaggctctgctgcagccttcAGCAGAGACCCCAAAGTGAGGGCTGGGGGTCCCCGTTGGGGAGCCATCTCTAAGGCTGGGGGTTTGGGAGAAGGGCTTCCCCCATGAAGGGACCTTCCCAGGGGgactggagctgggatgggggtcCCTTCTGTTGTGCTCAGAGGGACATGGTGGACTCTGGAAGGGTGAGTGCAACTGAGCCGGAGGGGCTGCCTCCTCCACTAGAGTCTTGGCGTGGAGGTCTCCCATGGCACCTCCTTGACAGTGTTGGGAAACTATGCATGATGGGCAGGTAGGACATGTCACCACCCTGCCTCCCCACCTACAGGAACAAGAATGGGCACgtggggctgtgcctgcaggaTCCATCCCACCCTGGCACCTGCACCGTCCACAGGTCAGAGTTCTGGAGCTCCTACAGGATGAACATCACTGAGGTGAACCCCCTGGGCTTCAGCTACCGCCTCCTTGATGTCACCATGCAGGCCATCAGTGAGTCCCCATCCATCCGTGTGTCTGTCCCAATGTTCATCCATCCCCCGGGCTGTTACATTTGGGTGACAGAGGGAAACCCAACCTCTCCCTGCATGGCAGTGCAGTGTGACAGGGGCCTTCTGTCCTCTCTCTCACAGTTAAGCCAGATCCTCCAGAGGGTTTGTTGGTGGAGCCCATTCCCCTGGCCCCACGGCGGCTCCACGTGAGCTGGAAGTACCCCTCCTCCTGGCCCAAAGAACCCCACTTCCAGCTAAGGTTTCGGCTCCAGTACCGACCCGTCATCCACCGTTCCTGGTCTGTGGTAAGCGCTGTGCAAGGAAAGGCAAAGCCAGCATGGGAGCAGGGTGTGCATGGGGCTGGAGAGGGCAGTGGGGGatgcccctgcctgccccacacCTCCCCTCTGCTGGCACAGGTAGAGACAGTGAACCTGTCAGAGGTTATCACAGATGCCTTCGCCGGGCTGGAACACGTGGTCCAAGTCAGTGCCAAGGATTTCCTGGATGCGGGGAATTGGAGTGAGTGGAGTGCAGAGGCCCGGGCAACACCAGTCAGAGGTGAGAGGGGGACAGGCTGCATCCCCCAGCAGCCCTACCATGTTGCACAATCCCTCCCTGAAGTCCCTCCAGCACCCTGAGCTGCCTCTTTCCAGTCACTTCTCCATGGCACCCGTTCCCCCAAATACCAACCAGAGCAAGTCTCAGCTCCTGGGCCACTTAAAGTtgggaggcagagctgcaggacaaAACATCTCCCAGCCCATAGCAGATGTGCTGCTGTGCATAGCAGATGTACTGCTGCCGTTTGGGGATTGTCCCCTGCAGACTTGGGGCAAAGTGGGGTTCCCAGAGCACCACTAGCACCTTGAGGGCACCCTAGGGCTCGTGGGATCTCTGGGGCATAAGGGTACCTTCTTTGCTCCTCTCTGTGGGTCTCTGCAGTTCTGTGCATACTTTTGGGTGAACCTTTCCATCCCCTCTGTCCTTCCAGACCTGGCCACCACAGCGAGTGAAGAAACCACTACAGATGCCAGACTGGAGAGCCTGGCTGAGGAGCCCTCCCAGGCTCCCAACCCTGAGCCCATCAGTGAGTAGAGATGGGGTGGCACTCAGGAGTGCCAGGGTGGGCACATGTGTGGCTTAGTGCAATGGGAAGGGTCTCTTGCTCCATGCCCTTGTGTGGCTGGGCTGGTGGGGTGTCCAGGAGCTTGCAATAGGGTCCCCCAGATGCTGGGGACTGTGGCATCCCTTGGCTGTGACAGTCTCTCTGTTTCAGACCGCAGTGACCCCTTGGAGAAGATGGCTGTCCTGGTGTCCCTTGGGATCTTTGCCTTCTTCGTCCTGGCTGCTGTTCTCATCATCACCATCCTCATCTGGTAGGTTGGGTTTTGAGACTGAGGGGTCTGTATGAttgctgtccccatcccattcttGCACCTGAACCCTCAGCATGGAGTGTCCTGTGTCCCCTGAGCCCTGCTCTGGGGTCCCTGCCAAGACAGACTTGATGCTCCATAGGGTGGTTTATGCTCCCCTTGCAACCCCCTGTCACATCCAAGCCTATTCCCAGCACACTCAGTGCTGCCCAGTCTACCTGGGGTCTTTCCAATGAGCCCAGATCCATGGGACCTTTCTCTGTATTCCCCAAAGATGCTGCTACTACTAACACCCCACCAAAGGCTCCTGCCTTGCTGGGGGCTCTCATGCTCTAGTCAGCGCAGACACCCCTTCATATGTCTTTGCTTCTTAAGAGTTCTACACTGGGCGTTGCCCATTCTCCTTGCCATGCTGTCACTCTGCTGTCAGTCCCTGTTCCCAGCTCAGTCCTCCTCTATCTCATGACCAGCTTCTGCTGTAGCCCTGGAGATGACCTGACAGAGAGGTtaagctgagctgggcacagttGGGCACAGATGGATGGGAACACAGAGCAGGATCACTGGGGTTGTGGGCAATCCCAATGCTCCAGGGAGCTGCTTGGGGTCTTCAGCCATTACTACTCTTTTCCCCAGGCTCCGGATGAGGAAACATGGCAAGGACAAGACCAAACCCAACTTCTTGGTTGCTGCCACCCACTTGAAGGCACTACCAAGTGAGTCATGGTGCAGGGTGGGTAATGGGGCCAATGAGAGGCAGGGAGTGGGAAGCGGGTCAGTGCCCCCTTGACACCCTGTCTTCTCTCTTGGCAGAAGCCCAGATCCTGTAGTGAGCCCTGGCCgatccctgctccctgcacctGCTTGCCCACACGTGGGACTTGATGCCACTGCTGGCCCCCAAGGATCCCACACCTCCTGGGTCACCCACAGCTGTGGACACTGCCAGAGCCCCAACACCCTTGGGCTGCAGGATGGATCCTAAGGAGAGAGGTTCTGGCTCCCAGGAGCATTGGACTGCCCAAGCCCACCAGGAGCCGGCTGGAGTCACTTCAGGCTCAGGGTGACAGGCCAGCTCCACCTCTGAGCGCTGCTAAACAAATGGGGATAAGACACTGAGCCAGCCCCACTTCACTGCCTAGTGTTGAGGGGGACCATGGGTGTAGGCTCCCGGGGGTGCCGGGCATCAGTGAGCAGGGGGTGCTGAGCCTTGCCCGCCACCGCCCACCAGCCGCCAGCAGGCGGAAGAGAACTgcccccaccccttccctctgcccctctcccccaTGCTGTGGCTGGATGGAGCAGTGATGCCAATAAAGGAGTTACGCCAATGTCCCCAGTAAAGGGGATATGCCATTGGCACTGCCCAGACACGACCTTGCAGATGATGCTGGGCCAGGGGAGAGGTGAGTAGCACTAGGTGAGATGCCAGCTCGGGACGGTCCTTGCAGGAGGTGCACATCCAGCAGGGCCAGTCCCCAAGCTGGTCAGCACCCTCTCAAGGTGCCTGGAGGGGCTGAGAGAGACCCTTGCCCAGGCCAGCCCTTGCTAAGTGCCAGAAGACAATGCAGGCAGCTGTGTGGGATGTCTCCCCTGCCCTCGCCAGCccggcagcagggacaggagcctctgcacagccctcCTCGCTCTGCATGTGGCCCCCTTGCTGCACATTGACACAGCCCCTCTAATGGCTTCCATGTGTTGGCACCACCCGACCCCTGTGCTCAGTGCCAGCAGCCCAATGAGATCCAGATGGAGCTGGATGGAAATTCAGACAGCAGCGACACATGGAGCACAGGGAGCAAAGCCAGTGCAGGGTGGGTCCCTCCCAGTTGGATCCTGGGGTCCTGCCTGTGAAccagggatgcagagagagCCTGGAAGGGGGGCACCCCCCAAAAGAGTACTTTTGAGGACTGGGTtggagggcactggggcagGATGTGCCTTTGCACATCTTGTGTGCCTGCACTGGGTGCCCGGGGTGTGGGGTCATGAGGGCTATCCATGCTTGGCTTTGTGGGGTCCCAGGCCCTCACTGTCCCTTGTGAGCACGGTTACTTAAGCTGGAAGAGATGGGGGTCACCCCTCTATCTACCATGTGCTAGTTGGGGTGGCACTATACTTGGACCAGAGCAGGGCTCTCCACAGAGTAAGTATGGTAGGTCACCAAGCTGGGGAGGTATAAGGAGCCAGATCCTGCCTGGACTTCTGGGCTCAGCAGCCACATCCCCTCTCCCAGGTGAGCTATCACACTGCCATCATCTGCTGGATTCAGCTCCTCATCATCCGACCCAGGCACCACACATTCTGATGTGTCACCGTCACCCTTGTCTCGTCACGATCACCCTTGTGTGGCACCCAGTCGCCAGCATGGCATGGGAGGCCTTTACCACCTGAAATCCTGTCACCACCAGATCCCACTCCTCTGCCACTGTGGAGGGCTGTGGTTGTCCAGAGATGCTGTGGAACACAGGTGATGTGCATCCCGTGGCTGTGGCTCCAGTGTTTGCAAACAGTTCAGTAGTTTCCCAGCATCTGGTGCTGGTTTAGAGACTGACGCCTGCTCTAGATGTagcagcacagcagccagaAAATGGGAGAGGGTGTGAGACAGCAGCTCTGGCCTCTGTATCCTGCCTACTTATTAGCTCCAGGAAGTTGCTGCTGGCAAGGGGAAGCAGGGACCACCAGAGCCTCACATGTCTGCAAGGAAACATGTAGCTGCATTGTGCAAACAAGCTCAGGTGGGTAAATGAGAAATGACAGGCAGAGGGGATTCAAAGATCTGCTCTCCCCATGTGCCAAGCCCTCTGTTCCCTTCCTTAGCTGGGGCTTGCCTGGCCAGGTGGTTGTGACACCCACTTCTGGTGACTGCAGCAGCTTGAGGGCAGGAGATGCACATCTGGTCCTCAACACTGCATCCTGCTGCCCATGATCCTGGAGAGTGACCACTTTCCTCTCTGATAGAAGCTTTAGAGTCAGGACCTGCCACCCATTTGGCAGCTGGAGATACCAAGAGCAGGCATGAGGTCTGCATGCCACTGCAGactcctgcctgcctgcactgcGACTGTCTTTGGGATGTCTCATGGCTCAGgtccctgccccagcaaccTGTGAATGTGACAGACAGGCCTTGGGGACCTGAAGGAAGCAGCATATTCTGTGCTTTAGGGAATAAAGATGCACTCCCAGTTGCCCAAGGGAAGGATGCACTGGCTCTGGACATGGGCAGACAGGGCTTTCCACTGAACCAGGGAGCAGGCAAG carries:
- the IL11RA gene encoding interleukin-11 receptor subunit alpha isoform X1, giving the protein MERRRRPRRLRTACATGRSQPGAGAPLPAPLPLRLAPWTHSRGATQEDAQFHPRPGQGDGVPCSSPGISLACHPWELGRGSSPVQWRRAGAAALPEGSAIQQGALVLPSASLASMGTYSCHGEDGGLLHAVSLRLGHLPGVPFVSCRASDYENFSCSWTSSVETFLPTRYITTYRKKSLTGEEKRRNKNGHVGLCLQDPSHPGTCTVHRSEFWSSYRMNITEVNPLGFSYRLLDVTMQAIIKPDPPEGLLVEPIPLAPRRLHVSWKYPSSWPKEPHFQLRFRLQYRPVIHRSWSVVETVNLSEVITDAFAGLEHVVQVSAKDFLDAGNWSEWSAEARATPVRDLATTASEETTTDARLESLAEEPSQAPNPEPINRSDPLEKMAVLVSLGIFAFFVLAAVLIITILIWLRMRKHGKDKTKPNFLVAATHLKALPKAQIL
- the IL11RA gene encoding interleukin-11 receptor subunit alpha isoform X4, with product MERRRRPRRLRTACATGRSQPGAGAPLPAPLPLRLAPWTHSRGATQEDAQFHPRPGQGDGVPCSSPGISLACHPWELGRGSSPVQWRRAGAAALPEGSAIQQGALVLPSASLASMGTYSCHGEDGGLLHAVSLRLGHLPGVPFVSCRASDYENFSCSWTSSVETFLPTRYITTYRKKSLTGEEKRRNKNGHVGLCLQDPSHPGTCTVHRSEFWSSYRMNITEVNPLGFSYRLLDVTMQAIIKPDPPEGLLVEPIPLAPRRLHVSWKYPSSWPKEPHFQLRFRLQYRPVIHRSWSVVETVNLSEVITDAFAGLEHVVQVSAKDFLDAGNWSEWSAEARATPVRDRSDPLEKMAVLVSLGIFAFFVLAAVLIITILIWLRMRKHGKDKTKPNFLVAATHLKALPKAQIL
- the IL11RA gene encoding interleukin-11 receptor subunit alpha isoform X2: MERRRRPRRLRTACATGRSQPGAGAPLPAPLPLRLAPWTHSRGATQEDAQFHPRPGQGDGVPCSSPGISLACHPWELGRGSSPVQWRRAGAAALPEGSAIQQGALVLPSASLASMGTYSCHGEDGGLLHAVSLRLGHLPGVPFVSCRASDYENFSCSWTSSVETFLPTRYITTYRNKNGHVGLCLQDPSHPGTCTVHRSEFWSSYRMNITEVNPLGFSYRLLDVTMQAIIKPDPPEGLLVEPIPLAPRRLHVSWKYPSSWPKEPHFQLRFRLQYRPVIHRSWSVVETVNLSEVITDAFAGLEHVVQVSAKDFLDAGNWSEWSAEARATPVRDLATTASEETTTDARLESLAEEPSQAPNPEPINRSDPLEKMAVLVSLGIFAFFVLAAVLIITILIWLRMRKHGKDKTKPNFLVAATHLKALPKAQIL
- the IL11RA gene encoding interleukin-11 receptor subunit alpha isoform X3, with protein sequence MRSSIPGLGRVMVFLAAALASASLAIPGSWGEEGVQYGQLGSDVTLSCAGAPAGSPVQWRRAGAAALPEGSAIQQGALVLPSASLASMGTYSCHGEDGGLLHAVSLRLGHLPGVPFVSCRASDYENFSCSWTSSVETFLPTRYITTYRKKSLTGEEKRRNKNGHVGLCLQDPSHPGTCTVHRSEFWSSYRMNITEVNPLGFSYRLLDVTMQAIIKPDPPEGLLVEPIPLAPRRLHVSWKYPSSWPKEPHFQLRFRLQYRPVIHRSWSVVETVNLSEVITDAFAGLEHVVQVSAKDFLDAGNWSEWSAEARATPVRDLATTASEETTTDARLESLAEEPSQAPNPEPINRSDPLEKMAVLVSLGIFAFFVLAAVLIITILIWLRMRKHGKDKTKPNFLVAATHLKALPKAQIL